TTCACTAAAAAGTCCATTAACCTGTTAAacactttcttctctttttcaaaCATACATAAGTCTATTTCTACTAACAAATCGAAAATGGAGgatagaatagaatagaatagaatagaaatGCACCTGATAGAATAGGAAGGGCTCGTTCGAACTTGTTCTTTTCATGACTCCTTTTAACTAGGACGGGCGATCTAATACTAtgtaatttgttttgttttgttatattttgGTCCATCTACTTTTGTGGATGAACATTATGTTATGGTTAGTTATATTAAAACAGTGATGTGATGTGAAAATGAAACTAGATATAGATGACCAAATTGGTATTATATTCACAtgggaaaatgaaagatttctTATCCATGAAACTAGATTTTGCTCCTCATCAGGAACTCGTCTTCTCTGCCAAatgaaaaacatattattatactaaaattccaaaaatttacAATGGTGCTGGATTTGATTCTCATAATAGGCAGCAGTAAGTAAGAGTGAGTAACCTAACAATCTcgagtttgattttttatgagttgagttgaatttttggaaaatcaaaattaattcaaaccAATTGGGAtggattgggttgaatttttttttttttttttttttcggttgAGTTGGATTTTTAAAAACCCGACTTAagaatttacttttataattgATGTTGAAATTTTAGTGATTAATgtgataaatatgattttattaaatatatatatattttttaaaataacccaATTGAAGGCTCTGAATATTTCTGAAGTCACCCACCCAATCTgaaatttttagttattaaggTGTTGAGTGcgattttattaaataattttttaaaaaaataacctgTCAACATTGTTCAAGTCACTTACCCAACcaacctaaaatttcaaattgatacaaagattttttttctaccGAATCCATATAAGAAGTTCGCGAGAGTTTATTGAGAAAATGTGAacttaagaaaatattgtacATTTgtacaatattttcttatcatattttttattatccattttttctaaatttgaagaactaatAGAGCTTAGAggttaaaaatgaagaactaaAATCTAATAACAGAATAACTAAAAGTGTTAAACTAAAAGTTACGAGAaataatctaataaatttaattcaaatattttagtttatgatCAAACTACTCTCTTTGTGTAGGTAAGTTCTCTGTAAATACGTCAATTAGCAAAATACACGTTTGACAACAAAAGAACACAACCTCCTAACTCAACAACAAGCAAATCGTGTCAACAATAAtcaagaagaaacaaatttattgtttatggCTTCTCATGTTGATGGCTTATTGACAGTAGACATACAACGCACATGACTAAAGATATCGATCTTATTAACCAAGTCCATAGATCTATCAAATGTACAGTCGTTTGTAGACATGACAAGACAATGCTAGCCAAAGAGAATGGTATGGTCGTTATGCAAActttatatattcaaatatcaTCTCAATTCGTAGCTTATTATtgactaatttttaaataacaaattgtCATCGTGTTATTTATAATCTACAAGGAGTAGAGATTGCAACGGTCAATCATGGTAACGAAGACTTTTTATGTCATTATGCTCTAAATGTCAAAGTGGAAAATCGTCATATTTATTAcattatcaaattattttcacCCAACTACATAGACCAActtaataatatcattttgCTTTGGTGGACTTATATCCCGAGAACCAAATTTAGTTAGATTATTGAGAGATTATGCAACATATAAAATAAGTATCCaacaatataaacaaattcaataaccttttttttttgttatagtTTAACACTTTTAACAGATCTCTCATGAAGAACTCcacaattgaaaaaaaatatatagaaacaaCCACGTCAGAAATCTATAACTTAGAAATATATGAACAATGACCTTTTGcaagtaaatatatatatatatgtgtgtgtatatatatactttatatatatatattctatgaACAAATGCAAAATGGAGCATAGAAATGCACCTGATTTGATGAAGTTCGTGTAAAATATTGAGGAGAAGGACCATCCAGTGCATTCAATCAAGCTTTTGAACCACCTTTGGAGCCTGTCATTGTCGTATATCCAGCGGTATGGCTAGCAAACGTCAACGGGTGAAGACGAGCCTCATTATAGCTTTCGAGTGTGATTTCTATCGTATCTTCGACCGCCATTAGGCTTCCTGTCAGAATCTCTGTTGTTTCTTGGAGGTGTAAAGGCAGATGCAGGGGAGCCGTGGGGTATGCTCGTACTAGGGTTGTATCTTTGGGAAGCAAGATACGAGAGAGCTGTGACGACATCGGCGATCACAGGACGCATATTTGGCTGCTCTTGGACACACATTGCTGCAATTGCAAGAGCCTGATACAAACCCCTTGAAGGATGTTGGCCTCTAAGCATTGGATCTGCCATTTGTGCAAATCTCAGACGATCATTAAACAATGGTCTTGCCTGCAACAAAAGGATTTATATAGTAAGTATGAAATTTCACATCGATTgaggaagagaatgaaacattctttataagggtgtaaaacctctccctaacagatgcggtttaaaatttgagtggaagtgataaagaaaaaaactcaaagagaacaatatctgctagcggtgggcttgagctactACATGTCCTGTTCACATATAAAAGCGTCGGGCTAATTTTCTTGTGCTGTCCTGTCAACTCTATTAATATTTATCTAGACAATTAATGTAGATGACCAAATTCCCATATTCGTAGAAACATGTGacttaaaagaaacaaaataaaagttcaGAGACCAAAATGTTAAAAGTAGTCAACTATGAACATTATTGAGCACACAACCTATTAACACCATTTACCTTGTAGGACAAAATTTTCCAGAACTGAAAGATGATGATTTCTTTTCAACTATTCTTACCTCTGAagttgtataaaaaaaaatgaaaaatcccAAGAATTTCGGGACCTTATAAGCCTAAAAGTGTCGTCATATTACCAATTTGAGCACAATTCAATTAGTTAAAACAATACACTCAATCAAGAAGAGTTTAGAATAGGATTAAATGTAAGATCTCTTACCCATGAAACCAGATTTTGCTCCCCTGCAGCTCTTGAATCATCAATTGCTTTCCTGCCTGTTATGAGTTCTAGAAGAACAACGCCGAAACTATAAACATCTGACTTGAGAGTTAACTGGCCAGTCATTGCATATTCGGGAGCACAATATCCATAAGTACCCATAACTCTGGTAGAAACATGTGTATTGTCCCCAACAGGCCCAAGTTTGGCCAAACCAAAATCAGACAGCTTGGGATGATAACCTTTATCAAGCAGAATGTTGGAACTTTTTAAATCTCGATAAATAACTGGTGGGCTAGCTTTATCATGCAAATATTCCAACCCTCGTGCTGCCCCAGCAGCTATTTTCATTCTAGTATTCCAATCTAGTACTTTTGTACCCGGCCAAACGTCTGCAGAAGAAGGTAACAAAGCGTAAGCAGGGGAACTTTTCTATGCAGTAACATATTCAGAGCATGTAGAAATTTCTATACCATGTAAATGGTCATCTAAGGATCCTAGAGGCATATATTCATATACCAGAAGCCTTTGATCTCCATCAGCACAATAACCAATCAGATTAACTAGATTTGGGTGATGAAGTAGGCTTAACATCAACACTTCAACGAGAAACTCCCTGTTCCCTTGCAACCCATTGCGATCGAGTTGTTTGATTGCCACTACCTACAACGaacgaaaagagagatttCAAGTTCTACATCCAATTTCCTTTCAAAGTACCACAAACTAAAAGGGTGAACCAATATTTTAGACCCTTTGAACTGAGAAATGATCAGCtggaaaaattcaaactacATAATGATTCACAAAGAAAGGGAATTAATGGGTAACTATACAACTAATCTTCCCTTTTGATATACCGTTGTGCTGTAAGAAACATTACTGACCTGATTGATGCTTTCCAAATTTCCTTTGTAAACTCTACCAAAACCTCCCTCGCCCAAGAGACAGTCCACCCGAAAATTCCTGGTAGCTGCGGCCAACTCCCGGAATGGAAATATTTGTGCCTTTATATGATCAGATCCTCCACCATTTGAGGCTTCTTCACTGAAGGAGGAACTTGTTTGTAGGTTCTCTGTAGAATGAAAAAACAGATCAGACAAGAAACttctgaaaattttataatagcCACTGGATTTGGTTCTCATGATAGATGTAACCTAACAATCTCCTGTAAAAACTTATCTAAAGACCAAATCAGAAATAGTTGTTATCGAAGAACACAAATCAAGTAAGCTCGTGGATATGGTGTAgtccaaattaataaatagataaatagcTCGCCACAGGATTCTATTTGTCAGGATCCGATCGTGTATTCTGGATCAATGCGATATAGTATTATGCTAGATTCAAACCGTCAGTCTTGAAATCGCCATTGCACTGAAGAAGTTACCATACAGCTTCAATGCAGAGCAATATTCGAACTAGATTAAGAAAACCAGATGGCAGATTAAAGTACCGTCAAACTGGATCGTCAAACGATTACTAAAAGTGCGTTAGCAACCATAAATCCCGCAATGCAAATCAGATGTCGAACAGTTTCACTAAACACGAATCTGGTTTAGTTCCATACTCTACAGAAACGTAGCTCGTTTGAAAATCAATGGATCACCAACTACATCGCTAATCAAATTCTCCAAAAACCAAAGTCAAAGAAGGAAATCGAACGAAGGGATTCCAATTATAACCACTGCACAGATTAAGCTAACGAGTAACAGATTGAATCAAACAAGAGAGCAAGAGACACACGTACCTAAAGCAggtttgttcttcaatttcttggaCTTGACCTTCCTATTTGAAACTCCAGAACAAGGAATCCAAATCATACTTAATTCAATCTCCTTTCGCAGTCTTTGATGAACTCTTCAGCAGCAGCATCCAACCAAAAAGAGGAAAACAGTTGCGAACAGTATCCCCAAAATTCCGCGAATCAAAGCCAATAAAGCCACCAGTTTCGAAAGCTCCGAAGAACTTGAATCAGAAATGGCCTTCCGCTGTCTCCCTGAAATGTTTACTTTGTCGTTTCCCGTTTACctttctatctctctctcttcgtcAACAtatttcgtttttcttttcacacCATTTTCCTTCACAACAAATATTGGTTAAATCGGCTATTGGcctcaaataaaataaaatataataataataataaataaataaatatatttatttatttatttatttatttatttattgacaGCAAACCCGAACATAATAGGAGCATAC
This portion of the Cucurbita pepo subsp. pepo cultivar mu-cu-16 chromosome LG08, ASM280686v2, whole genome shotgun sequence genome encodes:
- the LOC111799574 gene encoding probable serine/threonine-protein kinase PBL7 produces the protein MIWIPCSGVSNRKVKSKKLKNKPALENLQTSSSFSEEASNGGGSDHIKAQIFPFRELAAATRNFRVDCLLGEGGFGRVYKGNLESINQVVAIKQLDRNGLQGNREFLVEVLMLSLLHHPNLVNLIGYCADGDQRLLVYEYMPLGSLDDHLHDVWPGTKVLDWNTRMKIAAGAARGLEYLHDKASPPVIYRDLKSSNILLDKGYHPKLSDFGLAKLGPVGDNTHVSTRVMGTYGYCAPEYAMTGQLTLKSDVYSFGVVLLELITGRKAIDDSRAAGEQNLVSWARPLFNDRLRFAQMADPMLRGQHPSRGLYQALAIAAMCVQEQPNMRPVIADVVTALSYLASQRYNPSTSIPHGSPASAFTPPRNNRDSDRKPNGGRRYDRNHTRKL